The following coding sequences are from one Arcobacter nitrofigilis DSM 7299 window:
- a CDS encoding (2Fe-2S)-binding protein codes for MSFKITVDEKNYDLDINPETPLLWVLRDHLNLTGTKFGCGVGQCGACTVLLDDKAVRACQTPINTIGNKKVTTIETQTDKTVQKLQKFWVQEDVVQCGYCQSGQIMNAASLVKTNPKPSEDDILKAMDGNICRCGTYNKIKTAIKAATAEV; via the coding sequence ATGTCTTTCAAAATAACAGTAGATGAAAAAAATTATGACTTAGATATAAATCCTGAAACACCATTACTTTGGGTGTTAAGAGATCACTTAAATCTTACAGGTACAAAGTTTGGATGTGGAGTGGGACAATGTGGAGCCTGTACCGTGCTTTTGGATGACAAAGCAGTACGAGCCTGTCAAACTCCTATTAATACAATAGGAAACAAAAAAGTAACTACTATAGAAACACAAACAGATAAAACTGTACAAAAACTACAAAAATTTTGGGTACAAGAAGATGTTGTACAATGTGGATATTGTCAATCAGGACAAATCATGAATGCAGCAAGTCTTGTAAAAACAAATCCAAAACCAAGTGAAGATGATATACTAAAAGCTATGGATGGTAATATCTGTAGATGTGGGACATACAACAAAATAAAAACAGCTATAAAAGCTGCAACAGCGGAGGTGTAA
- a CDS encoding helix-turn-helix domain-containing protein — protein sequence MIYKRIKHVREALNFSSQKDFSEALSMPSRTYQSYEQAKVKDIPHTFLEKLNLRYNISIEWLITGEGEMFLKKNRNNEEKDYIELTKQYLELLPYKQQEYYYHKIKSDVLEIEIKENTIINT from the coding sequence TTGATTTATAAGAGAATTAAACATGTTAGAGAAGCTTTGAATTTCTCTTCACAAAAAGATTTTTCAGAAGCTTTGAGTATGCCAAGTAGAACTTATCAAAGTTACGAGCAAGCGAAAGTAAAAGATATCCCTCATACCTTTCTTGAAAAGTTAAATTTGAGATATAACATTTCAATTGAATGGCTAATAACAGGAGAGGGAGAAATGTTTCTAAAAAAGAATAGAAATAATGAAGAAAAAGATTATATAGAGTTAACAAAACAATATTTAGAACTTTTGCCATACAAACAACAGGAATATTATTATCATAAAATAAAATCAGATGTTTTGGAAATTGAAATAAAAGAAAATACTATTATAAATACATAA
- a CDS encoding TetR/AcrR family transcriptional regulator — translation MKKNRPLNEEKRKAILKAAITEFYEKGFEGSSMDTISNEANVSKATVYNHFKNKEELFMAISKILRDRLFESFKYTYKKDKPIEEQLYEIGKQELDFLSDEENITLIKIATIVMIQKNQIGLKVLDTVKDDCMLMVVQWFEDAKKDGKLEFESSAFVSKQFIGMIKSFVLYQQFYGAPVLPKEEHENLLNQAVEMIRVMYKK, via the coding sequence ATGAAAAAAAATAGACCATTAAATGAAGAAAAAAGAAAAGCAATACTAAAAGCTGCTATAACTGAATTCTATGAAAAAGGATTTGAAGGCTCTAGCATGGATACAATATCTAATGAAGCAAATGTATCTAAAGCTACTGTTTATAATCACTTTAAAAATAAAGAAGAGTTGTTTATGGCAATTTCTAAAATCTTAAGAGATAGACTTTTTGAAAGTTTCAAATATACTTATAAAAAAGATAAACCAATTGAAGAACAACTATATGAAATAGGAAAACAAGAGTTAGACTTCTTAAGTGACGAAGAAAACATTACTTTGATAAAAATTGCAACAATTGTAATGATCCAAAAAAATCAAATCGGACTAAAGGTTTTAGACACAGTAAAAGATGATTGTATGCTAATGGTTGTTCAATGGTTTGAAGATGCTAAAAAAGATGGAAAACTAGAGTTTGAAAGTAGTGCTTTTGTTTCAAAACAGTTTATAGGTATGATAAAATCTTTTGTTTTATACCAACAATTTTATGGTGCACCAGTTCTTCCAAAAGAAGAGCATGAAAATCTCCTTAATCAGGCAGTTGAGATGATAAGAGTGATGTATAAAAAATAA
- a CDS encoding molybdopterin cofactor-binding domain-containing protein produces MKRRDFLKTTTAVSAAYVIGFYIPTKSRASETKKDEKALEPNAFVEITPDNNINFIVGQVEMGQGTYTTLAMCIAEELNVDWKDINIVPAKIAPVYNSIFGPLMITGGSSSVYSKQLEMRKIGAAVNEMIIKAAAKKWKVRAYDVYTKDSKVFNKKTKESFKFGDLVSDLSSMKVPTNPKIKELKDCKFVGKPHSRHPKEMWAKVTGKAEFGIDVRVPNMKYAAVYHPTIFGAKVKSYDASKALKKDGVIKVKQIPSGIAVIAEHWWIAKEALLDIDVVWDKDEFKNTSEKQLNDQYSKAMEKDGASMRKDGDSKKAFASADKTIEAEYNFPFLAHAPMEPLGIVVHHEKDKATVWSSSQSQTMALGAITNVLGVKGENVTYHTPYLGGGFGRRGAINGDFVLDGAFVSKDEKFPVMTLWTREDDIKMGNYRPKYKNKVKVALDKHGDITAFDAKVASQSIFKGSLFEAFGFKNGVDGAQKEGLANHPYDINSNDMQAFTMDSPIPVLWWRSVGHTQSSPTVEGIVDEAAFAAGVDPIEYRINMLKDHRFITILKDVAKKANWENRKKEKNVGYGVAIHESFGTICAQIAKVRVTKNDFKVEKVWATVDCGFAFNPQNVENQITGAINFGIAALKYSEITINNGEALQNNFYDYTVSRISDAPEIEVNIINSGEKIGGIGEPGVPPILAAVPNALFDATGKRYHSMPIKIG; encoded by the coding sequence ATGAAAAGAAGAGATTTTTTAAAAACAACTACAGCTGTAAGTGCAGCATATGTTATTGGATTTTATATTCCAACTAAATCAAGAGCTAGTGAAACTAAAAAAGATGAAAAAGCATTAGAACCAAATGCTTTTGTTGAAATAACACCAGATAATAATATCAATTTTATTGTTGGACAAGTTGAGATGGGACAAGGTACATATACAACATTGGCTATGTGTATAGCAGAAGAGTTAAATGTAGATTGGAAAGATATCAATATTGTACCTGCAAAAATAGCACCAGTATATAATAGTATTTTTGGACCATTGATGATTACAGGTGGTTCATCATCTGTATACAGTAAACAATTGGAGATGAGAAAAATAGGAGCAGCAGTTAATGAGATGATAATCAAAGCAGCTGCTAAAAAATGGAAAGTAAGAGCTTATGATGTTTATACAAAAGACTCAAAAGTATTTAATAAAAAGACAAAAGAGAGTTTTAAATTTGGTGATTTAGTAAGTGATTTATCATCGATGAAAGTTCCTACTAATCCTAAAATAAAAGAACTAAAAGATTGTAAATTTGTAGGGAAACCACACTCAAGACATCCAAAAGAGATGTGGGCAAAAGTTACAGGAAAAGCAGAGTTTGGTATAGATGTAAGAGTTCCAAATATGAAATATGCAGCAGTTTACCACCCTACTATTTTTGGAGCAAAGGTTAAAAGTTATGACGCAAGTAAAGCTTTAAAAAAAGATGGTGTTATAAAGGTAAAACAAATCCCTTCAGGAATCGCAGTTATAGCTGAGCATTGGTGGATAGCAAAAGAAGCATTATTAGATATTGATGTTGTTTGGGATAAAGATGAGTTCAAAAATACAAGTGAAAAACAGCTAAATGATCAATACTCAAAAGCAATGGAAAAAGATGGGGCATCTATGAGAAAAGATGGGGATTCTAAAAAAGCTTTTGCAAGTGCAGATAAAACAATTGAAGCTGAATATAATTTCCCATTTTTAGCCCATGCTCCAATGGAACCATTAGGAATAGTAGTTCATCATGAAAAAGATAAAGCAACAGTTTGGTCATCATCTCAATCACAAACTATGGCTTTGGGGGCTATTACAAATGTATTAGGTGTAAAAGGTGAAAATGTTACATACCATACTCCATATTTAGGTGGAGGTTTTGGAAGAAGAGGAGCTATTAACGGAGACTTCGTTTTAGATGGAGCTTTTGTTTCAAAAGATGAAAAATTCCCAGTTATGACTTTATGGACAAGAGAAGATGATATCAAAATGGGTAACTATAGACCAAAATATAAAAACAAAGTAAAAGTTGCCTTAGATAAACATGGAGATATAACAGCCTTTGATGCAAAAGTAGCTTCACAATCAATTTTTAAAGGCTCTCTTTTTGAAGCCTTTGGTTTTAAAAATGGAGTAGATGGAGCACAAAAAGAGGGGTTGGCAAATCATCCTTATGATATAAACAGCAATGATATGCAAGCATTTACGATGGATTCTCCAATACCAGTATTATGGTGGAGATCAGTTGGTCATACACAAAGTTCACCAACAGTTGAAGGTATAGTTGATGAAGCAGCATTTGCTGCTGGTGTTGATCCTATTGAATATAGAATAAATATGTTAAAAGACCATAGATTTATAACTATACTAAAAGATGTGGCTAAAAAAGCAAATTGGGAAAATAGAAAAAAAGAGAAAAATGTTGGTTATGGGGTTGCTATTCACGAATCTTTTGGAACAATCTGTGCTCAAATTGCAAAAGTGAGAGTTACAAAAAATGATTTCAAAGTAGAAAAAGTATGGGCAACTGTTGATTGTGGATTTGCATTCAATCCTCAAAATGTAGAAAACCAAATAACTGGGGCAATCAACTTTGGTATTGCTGCATTAAAATATAGCGAAATAACTATCAATAATGGTGAAGCCTTACAAAACAACTTCTACGATTATACAGTAAGTAGAATCTCAGATGCTCCAGAAATAGAAGTAAATATCATAAATTCAGGAGAAAAAATAGGTGGTATAGGAGAACCTGGTGTTCCTCCAATCTTAGCAGCAGTTCCAAATGCACTATTTGATGCAACTGGTAAAAGATACCATTCTATGCCAATAAAAATAGGTTAA
- a CDS encoding XdhC family protein, translated as MFENKQYLKFIQKSKKQGLDLVGVSVIETLGSTYAKAGNLMLINSNFEFVGVFGSKHLHKQILEYAKTAFKNQKSKYFENIPKDESSGHGTSKYFLQVFLKKDDYGVLGLALKNFDKTLIRNIKNDDFVFTNRNTVTKFEDDKFYQEIKMPYSILIFGSGAHVTSFISMANLMGWKTTIMDININKDYVSEVDEIIELENFEDILTMDLSSYNASVILSHSPKTDDTYLKALLNSKVEYIGVMGNKISMRDKKEKFKLEEDKRFFAPVGFEIGGHTHQSVALSICAQIEARKNGKIH; from the coding sequence ATGTTTGAGAATAAACAGTATTTAAAATTTATTCAAAAAAGTAAAAAACAAGGTCTTGACTTAGTAGGAGTTAGTGTTATAGAAACACTAGGTTCTACTTATGCAAAGGCTGGAAATCTTATGCTTATAAACTCTAACTTTGAGTTTGTAGGTGTTTTTGGAAGTAAGCACTTACATAAACAAATCTTAGAGTATGCAAAAACTGCCTTTAAAAATCAAAAATCAAAATACTTTGAAAATATCCCAAAAGATGAATCCTCTGGACATGGTACAAGTAAATATTTTCTACAAGTATTTTTAAAAAAAGATGATTACGGAGTACTTGGTCTTGCTTTAAAAAATTTTGATAAAACACTAATTAGAAATATAAAAAATGATGATTTTGTATTTACAAATAGAAATACAGTAACAAAATTTGAAGATGATAAATTCTACCAAGAGATTAAAATGCCCTACTCTATTTTAATATTTGGATCAGGTGCCCATGTTACATCTTTTATAAGTATGGCAAACCTAATGGGTTGGAAAACTACAATTATGGATATAAACATCAATAAAGATTATGTGAGTGAAGTAGATGAAATCATAGAGTTAGAAAATTTTGAAGATATTTTAACTATGGATTTAAGTTCATATAATGCTTCAGTTATATTAAGTCATAGTCCAAAAACAGATGATACCTACCTAAAAGCACTACTTAATTCAAAAGTTGAATACATCGGTGTTATGGGAAATAAAATAAGTATGCGAGATAAAAAAGAGAAATTTAAACTTGAAGAAGATAAAAGATTTTTCGCTCCTGTTGGTTTTGAAATAGGTGGACATACTCACCAATCAGTAGCCCTATCAATATGTGCACAAATAGAAGCTAGAAAAAATGGGAAAATCCATTAA
- a CDS encoding hemerythrin domain-containing protein — translation MTIKEYMAHNHKECDELLAQLENEVENENWDEVSKLNEEFKHETLKHFDIEESYLFPMFDEKSANGGCGPTKVMKMEHDQARSIFPKIEEAIKDKDSDRFFGLSESLMILIQQHNSKEEQMLYTMIQNIFNSDNDTIVEKLQSYEF, via the coding sequence ATGACAATAAAAGAGTATATGGCACACAATCATAAAGAGTGTGATGAACTACTAGCACAACTTGAAAATGAAGTAGAAAATGAAAATTGGGATGAAGTATCAAAGTTAAATGAAGAGTTTAAACATGAGACCTTAAAACATTTTGATATAGAAGAGAGTTATTTGTTTCCTATGTTTGATGAAAAATCTGCAAATGGTGGTTGTGGTCCAACAAAAGTTATGAAAATGGAGCATGATCAAGCAAGAAGTATATTCCCAAAAATAGAAGAAGCCATAAAAGATAAAGATAGTGATAGATTTTTTGGACTTAGTGAATCATTAATGATACTTATTCAACAACACAATTCAAAAGAAGAACAAATGTTATATACAATGATACAAAATATCTTCAATAGTGACAATGATACTATAGTAGAAAAACTACAATCTTATGAATTCTAA
- a CDS encoding Crp/Fnr family transcriptional regulator, producing MNIHEYYFFDSLDEKEKKELEKISRKKSYKKDEILFYKGDEAKYLYLLVSGIVKVYKHDYKDNEVIIHNLRAPTFIAEIANYEEIPYPANCSFEVDSEVYVIEYNKFKENFLYKPEISMMLIKSLTKKIKALENFINFSITADSNIKIAQFLYENEDILLSLRQVKIASILNITPETLSRKISKLKKDKILENDKGYIKILDHKKLKELSQF from the coding sequence ATGAATATACATGAGTATTATTTCTTTGATTCTTTAGATGAAAAAGAGAAAAAAGAGTTAGAAAAAATAAGTAGGAAAAAAAGTTATAAAAAAGATGAAATACTTTTTTATAAAGGTGATGAAGCAAAATATTTATATCTTTTAGTAAGTGGAATAGTAAAAGTGTACAAGCATGATTATAAAGATAATGAAGTGATAATTCATAATCTAAGAGCGCCAACTTTTATAGCTGAAATTGCAAATTATGAAGAGATACCTTATCCTGCAAATTGTTCTTTTGAAGTGGATTCAGAAGTTTATGTAATAGAGTATAATAAATTTAAAGAGAACTTTTTATATAAGCCAGAAATCTCAATGATGCTAATTAAATCACTTACAAAGAAAATAAAAGCTTTAGAAAACTTTATTAATTTTAGCATAACAGCAGATAGTAATATAAAGATAGCACAATTTTTATATGAAAATGAAGATATTCTTTTAAGTTTAAGACAAGTAAAAATTGCTTCAATTTTAAACATAACACCAGAGACTTTATCAAGAAAAATATCAAAACTAAAAAAAGATAAAATTCTTGAAAATGATAAGGGCTATATTAAAATATTAGATCATAAAAAGTTAAAAGAGTTGTCTCAATTTTAA
- a CDS encoding mechanosensitive ion channel family protein: MRKIFFLIFTIVFTINLSAAKIENPTDSAVTNENVNTQEESKLVMLEPTPEVKAKIDNYLLEIGKINDLLEDDILLKRYSNYIAYRSISKELHSLKDELTDVNKKNRDLLYKVENKIRIKKNELELISEYKDSPIGKLIDPPEIEKYEPITNPFGIINALSYKKKMKDHKKEFNRIIDDVSRLITLLDEKMLLYLDLYNLDPKDEYEKKINFLDSEKKDFNMVLEILSTTSEVYTRKIEQVVLETDNQISEQISKSFIIFSIIAVVFIFSFLVKLALKKYFSQNENFYMANKVINFILVLLIVLIVLFSYIDNVSYVITILGFASAGIAIALKDWFMSIFGWMVIVTSGSIQVGDRIKVTRGGVEAVGDVLDISLFKITIREDITLTSYKVNRRTGRIFFIPNNYVFSEMIANYTHSGLRTVWDGIDITITFDSNYKKAQHIAKEILKHYSKGYTDITRKQLSKMRNKYNLRATGVEPRVYTFVEPYGIVISSWYLTNSYAALVLRSTMSPEILQAFMAEDDITIAYPTQQINLGSNQAERVPPADLPEAP, encoded by the coding sequence TTGAGAAAAATATTTTTTCTGATTTTTACTATTGTATTTACAATAAATTTAAGTGCTGCAAAAATCGAAAATCCAACTGACTCTGCTGTTACAAATGAAAATGTAAACACTCAAGAAGAGTCTAAATTAGTTATGTTAGAACCAACGCCTGAAGTAAAAGCTAAGATTGATAATTATCTTTTAGAAATCGGGAAAATAAATGATTTATTAGAAGATGATATTTTATTAAAAAGATATTCTAATTATATAGCATATAGAAGTATTTCTAAAGAGTTACATTCTTTAAAAGATGAACTAACTGATGTTAATAAAAAAAATAGAGATTTATTATATAAAGTAGAAAATAAAATTAGAATCAAAAAAAATGAGTTAGAACTTATCTCTGAATATAAAGATTCACCTATTGGAAAACTAATTGATCCTCCTGAAATAGAAAAATATGAGCCTATAACAAATCCTTTTGGTATTATAAATGCTCTATCATATAAAAAGAAAATGAAAGATCATAAAAAAGAGTTTAATAGAATCATTGATGATGTTTCAAGGTTAATTACTCTTTTAGATGAAAAGATGCTTTTATATCTTGATTTATATAATTTAGATCCAAAAGATGAGTATGAAAAGAAAATAAACTTTTTAGATAGTGAGAAAAAAGATTTTAATATGGTTTTAGAGATTTTGTCTACTACTAGTGAAGTTTATACAAGAAAAATAGAACAAGTTGTTTTAGAAACTGATAATCAAATTTCAGAGCAAATTTCAAAATCATTTATTATTTTTTCTATAATTGCTGTTGTATTTATATTTTCATTTTTAGTAAAACTTGCTCTTAAAAAGTATTTTTCTCAAAATGAAAACTTTTATATGGCAAATAAGGTTATTAACTTTATTTTAGTTCTTTTGATTGTATTGATTGTACTTTTTTCATATATTGATAATGTTTCTTATGTTATTACTATCCTAGGATTTGCATCAGCTGGTATTGCTATTGCTTTAAAAGACTGGTTTATGTCTATTTTTGGTTGGATGGTAATAGTTACTTCTGGTTCTATTCAAGTGGGAGATAGAATAAAAGTTACAAGAGGTGGCGTTGAAGCAGTTGGTGATGTACTTGATATTTCATTATTTAAAATAACTATTAGAGAAGATATTACTTTAACTTCTTACAAAGTAAATAGAAGAACAGGAAGAATATTTTTTATACCAAATAACTATGTTTTTTCTGAGATGATTGCTAACTATACCCACTCAGGACTAAGAACAGTTTGGGATGGAATTGATATTACAATTACTTTTGATTCAAACTATAAAAAAGCACAGCATATTGCAAAAGAGATATTAAAACACTATTCAAAAGGTTATACAGATATTACAAGAAAACAGTTATCTAAAATGAGAAATAAATATAATCTAAGAGCAACAGGAGTTGAACCTAGAGTTTATACTTTTGTTGAACCTTACGGGATTGTAATCTCTTCTTGGTATCTTACTAACTCTTATGCTGCACTAGTTTTAAGAAGTACAATGTCTCCTGAAATTTTGCAGGCATTTATGGCAGAGGATGATATTACGATAGCTTATCCTACACAACAAATTAATTTAGGGTCGAACCAAGCAGAACGAGTTCCCCCAGCAGATTTACCAGAGGCTCCATAA
- a CDS encoding sulfurtransferase TusA family protein: protein MNSNKTIILDVSELEAPYPLLKALEAIHELKSDETLIFIHRMSPCKLFEVIEKNSLKYEIIKDEENYFEMKIYKGKK from the coding sequence ATGAATTCTAATAAAACTATTATCTTAGATGTAAGTGAACTTGAAGCTCCTTATCCTCTTTTAAAAGCTTTAGAGGCTATACATGAACTAAAAAGTGATGAAACACTTATCTTCATACATAGAATGAGTCCTTGTAAGCTTTTTGAAGTAATAGAAAAAAATAGTTTAAAATATGAAATTATAAAAGATGAAGAGAACTATTTTGAGATGAAAATTTACAAAGGCAAGAAATGA
- the aroB gene encoding 3-dehydroquinate synthase, whose translation MIVNIKLPNNISYDITIDELKELTFDRKVVVVTNPTVSGYHLEYLKNKIKCGNLSIVTIPDGEEYKNMETIDMILNHCFENRLNRKSLLIAFGGGVIGDMTGFCAAIYQRGIDFIQVPTTLLSQVDASVGGKTGVNNKFGKNLIGAFHQPRAVYIDPYFLTTLPPREFSAGIAEIVKMAVTFNKEFFEWIEQNDLTDVENIKVAIKKSVETKAWVVSQDEKENGIRAALNYGHTFGHVVENETNYSKYLHGEAVGIGMIMANEVAKKIGLMSEEDTLRVKNVLEKYDIPTTYKISDVEDFYEHFFLDKKSLDDKIKFILPVGIGDCKITDEVSKTDVIEVLKGF comes from the coding sequence ATGATTGTAAATATAAAACTACCAAATAATATTTCATATGACATAACAATTGATGAATTAAAAGAGTTAACTTTTGATAGAAAAGTTGTAGTTGTAACAAACCCAACTGTTAGTGGATACCATTTAGAATATTTAAAAAATAAAATAAAATGTGGCAACTTAAGTATAGTAACTATACCCGATGGTGAAGAGTATAAAAACATGGAAACCATTGATATGATTTTAAATCATTGTTTTGAAAATAGACTAAATCGAAAGTCTTTGCTAATTGCATTTGGTGGGGGTGTAATTGGAGATATGACTGGATTTTGTGCAGCAATTTACCAAAGAGGTATTGATTTTATACAAGTACCCACAACACTATTATCACAAGTTGATGCAAGTGTTGGAGGTAAAACTGGTGTAAATAATAAGTTTGGGAAAAACTTAATTGGTGCTTTTCATCAGCCAAGAGCAGTCTACATTGATCCGTATTTTTTGACTACTTTACCCCCAAGAGAATTCTCAGCTGGAATTGCAGAAATAGTAAAAATGGCAGTAACTTTTAATAAAGAATTTTTTGAGTGGATTGAACAAAATGATTTAACAGATGTTGAAAATATAAAAGTAGCCATTAAAAAATCTGTTGAAACAAAAGCTTGGGTTGTATCTCAAGATGAAAAAGAAAATGGAATAAGAGCTGCTTTAAATTATGGACACACCTTTGGACATGTAGTCGAAAATGAGACAAATTATTCAAAATATCTTCATGGTGAAGCTGTAGGTATTGGTATGATTATGGCAAATGAAGTTGCAAAAAAAATTGGACTTATGAGCGAAGAAGATACTTTAAGAGTAAAAAATGTTTTAGAAAAATATGATATTCCAACAACTTATAAAATTTCTGATGTTGAAGATTTTTATGAGCATTTCTTCTTGGACAAAAAAAGTCTTGATGATAAAATAAAGTTTATTTTGCCCGTTGGTATTGGTGATTGTAAAATTACTGATGAAGTATCTAAAACTGATGTTATTGAAGTTTTAAAAGGATTTTAA
- a CDS encoding nucleotidyltransferase family protein — MGKSINLAVLILAAGTSSRLGEPKQLLNLKGKSLINIAIEKALELTSNVTVVLGHKNDEVKKEIENKNINIIINPNYEDGMGNTIAFGVSNIKEEKVLIMLCDQPLIPIEHYENLIKLSNENKDKIICSQYKNQHAVPTIFPKKYFEELKKLKGNKGAKQLFLKYEPISIVLADNYSIDVDTKEDWQELLKNS; from the coding sequence ATGGGAAAATCCATTAATCTAGCTGTCCTAATACTAGCAGCTGGTACTTCAAGTCGTCTGGGAGAGCCAAAACAATTATTAAACCTAAAAGGTAAATCTTTAATAAATATTGCAATTGAAAAAGCCCTAGAATTAACTTCAAATGTGACTGTTGTCTTAGGTCATAAAAATGATGAGGTAAAAAAAGAGATTGAAAATAAGAATATAAATATAATAATAAACCCAAACTATGAAGATGGTATGGGAAATACTATAGCCTTTGGAGTATCAAATATAAAAGAGGAAAAAGTTTTAATAATGCTTTGTGACCAACCTTTGATACCAATAGAACATTATGAAAACCTAATAAAGCTATCAAATGAAAATAAAGATAAAATAATCTGCTCACAATATAAAAATCAACATGCAGTACCTACAATATTTCCTAAAAAATATTTTGAAGAATTAAAAAAACTAAAAGGAAATAAAGGAGCAAAGCAACTTTTTTTAAAATATGAACCTATAAGTATTGTCTTAGCTGATAACTACTCTATAGATGTGGATACAAAAGAGGATTGGCAAGAGTTACTTAAAAACTCCTAA
- a CDS encoding mechanosensitive ion channel domain-containing protein yields the protein MKRLLSIIFVFCILAKAIFAEDLDIIDKDNNSWLQVYNNLQKSQALDENIRQLERDIRKASPQKKVELRQLLSLQESKKAILDELPKSFNSMLDKVTINTNVKDINLIEYLFASKKIKFAAQTQKLNFLKSQYDEAVEYLENELKLTISQDSKNLQKEEQLQKEIAYFANAKGLLEGKEEVLNRTKDLYFNSLKEYGETQFVTHLLNLSIIILLFIAFYIIKYFIIKKIDNEEKLFKVKKILNITFFIIIFLVAIAFNINNIIYAATLIGVIAAAMTIAMKEYLQSIASWLQLILGNQIQIGDRILVNIEGNPVIGEVIEISLFKVSLYESINNTTSSKIKIAGRIIFIANNVFVNNYVYNYTHDKMKNIYDMIELSIPFGEDTHKVETISFEVAYEMTEKYMEVANKQFQSMKRRYDMRSREFRPRIHLIPDSKEPFFTLRIWYVAPYHQIMELKSQLSQKVVKRLLDEGISFYSK from the coding sequence GTGAAAAGATTATTAAGTATTATATTTGTATTTTGTATATTAGCAAAGGCCATTTTTGCAGAAGATTTAGATATTATAGATAAAGATAACAACAGTTGGCTTCAAGTTTATAATAATCTTCAAAAATCACAAGCTCTTGATGAAAATATTAGACAATTAGAAAGAGATATAAGAAAAGCTAGTCCACAAAAGAAAGTAGAATTAAGACAATTATTGAGTCTTCAAGAGAGTAAAAAAGCAATACTTGATGAACTACCAAAAAGTTTTAATAGCATGTTAGACAAAGTAACAATAAATACAAATGTCAAAGATATAAATCTAATAGAATATCTTTTCGCAAGTAAAAAGATAAAATTTGCTGCTCAAACTCAAAAGTTGAATTTTTTGAAAAGTCAGTATGATGAAGCGGTTGAATATTTAGAAAATGAACTTAAACTTACTATTTCACAAGATAGCAAAAATCTTCAAAAAGAAGAACAATTACAAAAAGAAATAGCATATTTTGCAAATGCCAAAGGATTATTAGAAGGCAAAGAAGAAGTTTTAAATCGTACAAAAGATTTATATTTTAACTCTTTAAAGGAGTATGGAGAGACTCAATTTGTAACTCATCTTTTAAACTTATCAATTATAATTTTACTTTTTATAGCATTTTATATAATAAAATATTTTATCATCAAAAAAATTGATAATGAAGAAAAACTATTTAAAGTGAAAAAAATTTTAAATATTACTTTTTTTATAATAATATTTTTAGTAGCAATTGCCTTTAATATTAATAATATAATTTATGCCGCAACTCTTATTGGTGTTATTGCAGCTGCAATGACTATTGCTATGAAAGAGTATTTACAAAGTATTGCTTCTTGGCTTCAACTAATACTTGGTAACCAAATTCAAATAGGTGATAGAATTTTAGTCAATATTGAGGGAAATCCTGTTATTGGTGAAGTCATTGAAATATCATTGTTTAAAGTAAGTTTGTATGAAAGTATAAATAATACTACTTCCTCAAAAATAAAAATTGCTGGACGAATAATTTTTATAGCAAACAATGTTTTTGTAAATAATTATGTTTATAACTATACCCATGACAAGATGAAAAATATCTATGACATGATAGAGTTAAGTATTCCTTTTGGAGAAGATACTCACAAAGTAGAAACCATATCTTTTGAAGTTGCTTATGAAATGACTGAAAAATATATGGAAGTAGCCAATAAACAGTTCCAAAGTATGAAAAGACGATATGACATGCGTTCAAGGGAGTTTAGACCAAGAATTCATCTTATTCCTGATTCTAAAGAACCTTTTTTTACTCTTCGTATTTGGTATGTGGCACCTTATCATCAAATAATGGAATTAAAATCTCAACTAAGCCAAAAAGTAGTAAAGAGATTACTTGATGAAGGAATCTCTTTTTATTCTAAATAG